The Agrobacterium cucumeris genome has a segment encoding these proteins:
- a CDS encoding alpha/beta fold hydrolase, whose product MQEAATTSRVNVAKAGAAALPRKTTEGGAAYFEAGAGEDLILIHGVGMRLEAWEPQIEVFSRTHRVIAVDMPGHGGSARLAAGSTLTDFVGWFGRFLDDMRIARANVAGHSMGALISGGAAATFGDRIARVGYLNGVYRRDPVAKAAVLARAAAIRTEGVDKEGPLLRWFGDDAKSQHARELTRGWLEMVDPEGYAVAYTAFAGGDETYADRWPSVACPALFLTGSDDPNSTPQMAEQMAAITPRGYARIVDAHRHMVNLTAPETVNALMAEWLAIEEEPQ is encoded by the coding sequence ATGCAGGAGGCCGCCACCACCTCAAGGGTCAATGTTGCAAAGGCAGGTGCTGCCGCGCTCCCTCGCAAGACGACCGAGGGCGGGGCGGCTTATTTCGAAGCCGGTGCGGGTGAGGATCTGATCCTCATCCACGGCGTCGGCATGCGGCTTGAAGCATGGGAGCCGCAGATCGAAGTTTTTTCCCGGACGCACCGTGTCATTGCGGTCGATATGCCGGGCCATGGCGGCAGCGCACGTTTGGCCGCGGGCAGCACGCTTACGGATTTTGTCGGCTGGTTCGGCCGTTTTCTTGACGATATGCGGATCGCACGCGCCAATGTTGCCGGCCATTCCATGGGCGCATTGATTTCCGGCGGAGCGGCAGCAACCTTCGGAGATCGGATTGCGCGCGTCGGTTACCTGAACGGCGTCTATCGCCGTGATCCGGTGGCAAAAGCAGCGGTGCTTGCCCGTGCGGCGGCAATTCGCACCGAGGGCGTGGACAAGGAAGGTCCACTGTTGCGCTGGTTCGGCGATGACGCCAAGAGCCAGCATGCGCGGGAACTGACACGCGGTTGGCTGGAAATGGTCGACCCGGAAGGTTACGCAGTTGCCTACACGGCCTTTGCGGGCGGGGATGAGACCTATGCGGATCGCTGGCCTTCGGTCGCTTGCCCCGCGCTTTTCCTGACTGGTTCTGATGATCCGAATTCGACGCCGCAGATGGCCGAGCAGATGGCGGCAATCACGCCGCGTGGTTACGCTCGCATCGTTGATGCGCACCGGCATATGGTCAATCTGAC
- a CDS encoding amino acid synthesis family protein, with translation MSIQIRKTLLQVETTLIEGGKAAATPLKLFSAIAVVKNPWAGKGFVENLKPEIHAGAPVLGELLTKMILDAVGSGEAVEAYGKAAVVGLDGEIEHASALIHTLRFGNHYRQAVGAKSYLAFCNTRGPGNAPIMIPLMDKNDEGRRSHYLTIQTAIPDAPAADEIVVALGASVGGRPHHRIGDRYQDLQDLGQDVANPAGV, from the coding sequence ATGTCCATCCAGATCCGCAAGACCCTGCTGCAGGTCGAAACGACGTTGATTGAGGGAGGCAAGGCTGCCGCTACGCCCTTGAAGCTGTTCAGCGCGATTGCGGTCGTGAAAAATCCCTGGGCGGGAAAAGGCTTCGTGGAAAACCTGAAGCCGGAAATCCATGCCGGTGCGCCCGTGCTTGGCGAGTTGCTGACGAAGATGATCCTTGATGCCGTCGGCTCGGGCGAAGCTGTGGAGGCCTATGGCAAGGCGGCGGTCGTCGGGCTGGATGGTGAGATCGAACATGCGTCCGCGCTCATCCACACGTTGCGGTTTGGCAATCACTATCGCCAAGCGGTTGGCGCGAAATCTTACCTGGCCTTCTGTAACACCCGTGGTCCGGGCAATGCACCGATCATGATCCCGCTGATGGACAAGAATGATGAAGGCCGCCGTTCGCATTATCTGACCATTCAGACCGCCATTCCCGATGCCCCGGCTGCCGATGAGATCGTCGTCGCACTCGGCGCTTCGGTTGGCGGCCGGCCCCATCACCGTATTGGCGACCGTTACCAGGATCTGCAGGATCTCGGTCAGGATGTCGCCAACCCGGCCGGCGTTTGA